From one Stigmatella aurantiaca genomic stretch:
- the hppD gene encoding 4-hydroxyphenylpyruvate dioxygenase, translating into MAKIESLGIKTIESVHWYVHDLERSRRFYTQGLDFAELGVSSPELEKAGKQKSAVFQAGDVVLVVSQPVGEGGRAWRYLRKHPDGIGTVTYEVEDVEKAFRLLEERGGTFITEIQRFNDEHGGRLAMFSITTPFGDTTFRFVQRDGYRALFPGFVAHPTAKGGKNRFGFGHIDHMTANFQTMRPMLLWMEHVMGFESFWGIEFHTEKEGSVKKDHGSGLRSAVVWDPKSGVKFANNEPLRPFFKASQINVFNEDHRGDGVQHLALTVKDIISSVKEMRDAAGIQFMPTPGSYYDLLPERIQRMGIKKIDEDINTLRDLEILIDGDKEHSYLLQIFMKEAAGLYKDPAAGPFFYEIIQRKGDKGFGGGNFRALFESIERQHKAEGRI; encoded by the coding sequence ATGGCCAAGATCGAATCGCTGGGCATCAAGACCATCGAGAGCGTGCATTGGTATGTGCACGACCTGGAGCGCAGCCGCCGCTTCTACACGCAGGGGCTGGACTTCGCGGAGCTGGGCGTGTCCTCGCCCGAACTGGAGAAGGCAGGCAAGCAGAAGTCGGCCGTCTTCCAGGCCGGGGATGTCGTGCTCGTCGTCAGCCAGCCGGTGGGCGAGGGCGGCCGGGCCTGGCGCTACCTGCGCAAGCACCCGGACGGCATCGGCACCGTCACCTACGAGGTGGAGGACGTGGAGAAGGCGTTCCGCCTGCTGGAGGAGCGCGGGGGCACCTTCATCACGGAGATCCAGCGCTTCAATGACGAGCACGGCGGCCGGCTCGCCATGTTCTCCATCACCACGCCGTTCGGTGACACCACCTTCCGCTTCGTGCAGCGCGACGGCTACCGCGCGCTCTTCCCCGGCTTCGTGGCGCACCCCACGGCGAAGGGCGGCAAGAACCGCTTCGGCTTTGGCCACATCGACCACATGACGGCCAACTTCCAGACGATGCGGCCCATGCTCCTGTGGATGGAGCACGTGATGGGCTTCGAGTCCTTCTGGGGCATCGAGTTCCACACGGAGAAGGAGGGCAGCGTCAAGAAGGACCACGGCTCGGGCCTGCGCTCCGCGGTGGTGTGGGATCCGAAGAGCGGGGTGAAGTTCGCCAACAACGAGCCGCTGCGGCCGTTCTTCAAGGCCTCGCAGATCAACGTCTTCAACGAGGACCACCGCGGCGATGGCGTGCAGCACCTGGCGCTCACGGTGAAGGACATCATCAGCTCCGTGAAGGAGATGCGCGATGCGGCGGGCATCCAGTTCATGCCCACGCCGGGCTCGTATTACGACCTGCTGCCCGAGCGCATCCAGCGCATGGGCATCAAGAAGATCGACGAGGACATCAACACGCTGCGCGACCTGGAGATCCTCATCGACGGGGACAAGGAGCACAGCTACCTCCTGCAGATCTTCATGAAGGAGGCGGCGGGCCTCTACAAGGACCCCGCGGCGGGCCCGTTCTTCTACGAGATCATCCAGCGCAAGGGTGACAAGGGCTTCGGCGGCGGCAACTTCCGCGCCCTGTTCGAGAGCATCGAGCGCCAGCACAAGGCCGAGGGGCGGATCTAA
- a CDS encoding homogentisate 1,2-dioxygenase, producing MFERRVAGKVPRKHHIQFRDEQGALLFEECFTRDGFEGPYTIAYHQKAPHTQRLAAVAHGWKVPEAVPGRHLAKRHYKSQEMKRVGGAPIDARVPLLFNADVTLGVLHPTEPDPVYFSNADGDELFYIHEGSGRVRSPLGDLRFNAEDYVFIPRGMVHRILPDAGVAQYWLSMELKGGLHLPRQWRNEVGQLRMDAPYSHRDFRCVEFTGPQDEGLREMVVKRGEAFHGFAHQHSPLDVVGWDGTVYPWAFPILNFQPRAGLVHLPPTWHGTFAARGALICSFVPRVVDFHPEAIPCPYPHTSVDCDEFLFYCRGNFISRRGVGPGSISHHPIGMTHGPHPGAYEASIGHRTTEELAVMLDTVLPLHPTAAALNIEDPGYQDSFIP from the coding sequence ATGTTCGAGCGCCGCGTTGCTGGGAAGGTGCCCCGCAAGCACCACATCCAGTTCCGGGATGAGCAGGGGGCGCTCCTGTTCGAGGAGTGCTTCACGCGCGACGGGTTCGAGGGGCCGTACACCATCGCCTACCACCAGAAGGCGCCGCACACGCAGCGCCTGGCGGCGGTGGCGCACGGGTGGAAGGTGCCGGAGGCCGTCCCCGGACGGCACCTGGCCAAGCGGCACTACAAGTCCCAGGAGATGAAGCGGGTGGGGGGCGCGCCGATCGATGCGCGCGTGCCCTTGCTCTTCAACGCCGACGTGACGCTCGGGGTGCTGCACCCCACGGAGCCGGACCCCGTCTACTTCAGCAACGCGGACGGGGACGAGCTCTTCTACATCCACGAGGGCAGCGGGCGGGTGCGCTCGCCGCTGGGGGACCTGCGCTTCAACGCGGAGGACTACGTCTTCATCCCCCGGGGCATGGTGCACCGCATCCTGCCGGATGCGGGCGTGGCGCAGTACTGGCTCTCCATGGAGCTGAAGGGCGGCCTGCACCTGCCGAGGCAGTGGCGCAACGAGGTGGGGCAGCTGCGCATGGACGCGCCGTACTCCCACCGGGACTTCCGGTGCGTGGAGTTCACCGGGCCCCAGGACGAGGGGCTGCGGGAGATGGTGGTGAAGCGGGGCGAGGCGTTCCATGGCTTTGCCCACCAGCACTCGCCGCTGGACGTGGTGGGGTGGGACGGCACGGTGTACCCGTGGGCGTTCCCCATCCTCAACTTCCAGCCGCGCGCGGGGCTGGTGCACCTGCCGCCCACGTGGCACGGCACCTTCGCGGCGCGCGGGGCGCTCATCTGCTCGTTCGTGCCGCGCGTGGTGGACTTCCACCCGGAAGCCATTCCGTGCCCCTATCCGCACACCTCGGTCGACTGTGACGAGTTCCTCTTCTACTGCCGGGGGAACTTCATCAGCCGGCGCGGGGTGGGGCCCGGCAGCATCAGCCACCACCCCATCGGCATGACGCACGGGCCGCACCCGGGCGCCTACGAGGCCAGCATCGGCCACCGCACCACGGAGGAGCTGGCGGTGATGCTCGACACGGTGCTGCCGCTGCATCCCACGGCCGCGGCGCTCAACATCGAGGATCCCGGCTACCAGGACAGCTTCATTCCCTGA
- a CDS encoding zinc-binding alcohol dehydrogenase family protein: MKAIGFYKPLPVDHPEALLDLELPEPVPGPHDLLVEVRAVSVNPVDTKIRRGATPKAGEARVPGWDAAGIVRAVGSQVTLFKAGDRVWYAGDLTRPGSYSERHLVDERITGRMPKSLDFAHAAALPLTAITAWEMLFDRLRVQDADPTQNNGLLVIGAAGGVGSILVQLARQLTGLTVIGTASRPETGEWVRSLGAHHVIDHGKPLAEELKRAGLGEVPYVAGLTHTHQHFAQIVEALAPQGKVVLIDDPESIDVRQLKRKSASLHWELMFTRSMYQTADMKRQHDLLNRVADLVDAGTIKTTFSEHFGTLNAKNLLRAHALIESNKARGKVVLEGF, from the coding sequence ATGAAAGCCATTGGGTTCTACAAGCCGCTGCCCGTTGACCACCCCGAGGCGCTGCTGGACCTCGAGCTTCCCGAGCCGGTGCCGGGGCCGCATGACCTGCTGGTCGAGGTCCGGGCCGTCTCGGTCAACCCGGTCGACACCAAGATTCGCCGGGGCGCCACCCCGAAGGCGGGCGAGGCGCGGGTGCCGGGCTGGGATGCGGCGGGCATCGTCCGCGCGGTGGGCAGCCAGGTCACCCTGTTCAAGGCGGGGGACCGTGTGTGGTACGCGGGCGACCTCACCCGGCCGGGCAGCTACAGCGAGCGCCACCTGGTGGATGAGCGCATCACCGGCCGCATGCCCAAGAGCCTGGACTTTGCCCACGCCGCCGCCCTGCCCCTGACGGCCATCACCGCCTGGGAGATGCTCTTCGACCGGCTGCGCGTGCAGGATGCCGACCCCACGCAGAACAATGGGCTGCTGGTGATTGGCGCGGCCGGTGGGGTGGGCTCCATCCTCGTCCAGCTCGCGCGGCAGCTCACCGGGCTCACGGTGATTGGCACGGCCTCGCGCCCCGAGACGGGCGAGTGGGTGCGGAGCCTCGGCGCGCACCACGTCATCGACCATGGCAAGCCGCTCGCGGAGGAGCTCAAGCGCGCGGGACTGGGCGAGGTGCCCTACGTGGCCGGCCTCACCCACACCCATCAGCACTTCGCGCAGATCGTCGAGGCCCTCGCGCCCCAGGGCAAGGTGGTGCTGATCGATGACCCCGAGTCCATTGACGTGCGCCAGCTCAAGCGCAAGAGCGCGTCGCTGCACTGGGAGCTGATGTTCACGCGGTCGATGTACCAGACGGCGGACATGAAGCGGCAGCACGACCTGCTCAACCGGGTGGCGGACCTGGTCGATGCGGGGACGATCAAGACGACATTCTCGGAGCACTTCGGAACGCTCAACGCCAAGAACCTCTTGCGCGCCCATGCGCTGATCGAGAGCAACAAGGCGCGCGGCAAGGTTGTCCTGGAAGGGTTCTGA
- the maiA gene encoding maleylacetoacetate isomerase, producing the protein MKLYGYWRSSCSWRVRIALNFKGLPYTYEAVHLLKDGGQQHTEAYRAVNPLRTVPTLELQEDGQVRRLAQSMAILEYLEERYPTPALLPQEPWARARCRMLAESVNSGIQPLQNTAVMQFVKGELKADERAFAAHWNVRGLTALEELVKETAGTYCIGEQVSLADLFLVPQLYGSRRYGVDLSPYPTLTRIEAACGHLPAFQAAHADRQPDAVPA; encoded by the coding sequence GTGAAGCTCTACGGCTACTGGCGCTCGTCCTGCTCGTGGCGGGTGCGCATCGCCCTGAACTTCAAGGGGCTGCCCTACACCTACGAGGCGGTCCACCTGCTCAAGGACGGGGGCCAGCAGCACACGGAGGCGTACCGCGCCGTGAACCCCTTGCGCACGGTGCCCACGCTCGAGCTCCAGGAGGACGGGCAGGTGCGAAGGCTGGCCCAGTCCATGGCCATCCTCGAATACCTGGAGGAGCGCTACCCCACGCCCGCGCTGTTGCCCCAGGAGCCCTGGGCCCGGGCCCGCTGCCGGATGCTGGCCGAGAGCGTGAATTCGGGCATCCAGCCCCTGCAGAACACGGCGGTGATGCAGTTCGTCAAAGGCGAGCTGAAGGCGGATGAGCGGGCCTTCGCGGCGCACTGGAATGTCCGGGGGCTGACGGCCCTGGAGGAGCTGGTGAAGGAGACGGCGGGGACTTATTGCATCGGTGAGCAAGTGTCGTTGGCCGATCTCTTCCTCGTGCCGCAACTCTACGGCTCGCGCCGTTATGGGGTAGATCTCTCGCCGTACCCCACGCTGACCCGCATCGAGGCGGCGTGCGGACACCTTCCCGCCTTTCAGGCGGCCCATGCAGACCGGCAGCCCGACGCGGTACCTGCCTGA